A single genomic interval of Juglans regia cultivar Chandler chromosome 1, Walnut 2.0, whole genome shotgun sequence harbors:
- the LOC109007253 gene encoding isocitrate dehydrogenase [NADP] translates to MLSLRATPSRLSAMSSAKILTSSSSSVSASMAPRNPRLQSQLYSSSPRLFDGLLRGNSVSFACSPFSSSRCAHASLRCYSSSAGFDRIRVQNPIVEMDGDEMARIMWRTIKDKLIFPYLDLDIKYFDLGILNRDATDDRVTIESAEAALKYNVAVKCATITPDETRVKEFGLKAMWRSPNGTIRNILNGTVFREPILCRNIPRIVPGWKKPICIGRHAYGDQYRATDTVIEGPGKLKMVFVPEDGSTPVELDVFNFKGPGVALAMYNIDESIRAFAESSMSLAYAKKWPLYLSTKNTILKKYDGRFKDIFQEAYEKKWKQKFEENSIWYEHRLIDDMVAYALKSEGGYVWACKNYDGDVQSDLLAQGFGSLGLMASVLLSSDGKTLEAEAAHGTVTRHFRLHQKGQETSTNSIASIFAWTRGLEHRAKLDKDERLQDFVHKLETACVGTVETGKMTKDLAILIHGSKVSKEYYLNTEEFIDAVAQNLEGKLREPAVV, encoded by the exons ATGCTTAGCCTGAGAGCGACGCCATCCCGTTTGAGCGCCATGTCCAGCGCTAAAATTTTAACCTCGTCTTCATCGTCGGTGTCGGCGTCTATGGCCCCGAGAAACCCTAGACTGCAATCGCAACTCTATTCGAGTAGTCCGAGACTCTTCGATGGACTTCTACGTGGGAACAGTGTTTCGTTCGCTTGttctcccttttcttcttctcgcTGCGCTCATGCCTCGCTGCGGTGCTACTCGTCTTCGGCTGGATTTGATAGAATTCGGGTGCAGAATCCTATTGTGGAAATGGACG GCGACGAAATGGCAAGGATCATGTGGAGAACGATAAAAGACAAA CTTATATTTCCATATTTGGATTTGGATATAAAGTACTTTGATTTGGGAATTTTGAACCGCGATGCAACGGATGACAGAGTTACCATAGAAAGTGCCGAAGCGGCTCTTAA GTACAATGTTGCAGTAAAGTGTGCTACAATTACTCCTG ATGAGACCAGAGTCAAAGAATTTGGGCTGAAGGCTATGTGGAGGAGTCCCAATGGCACAATTCGAAACATCTTAAATG GTACTGTTTTTCGTGAACCCATCCTATGCCGTAACATTCCCAGAATTGTTCCCG GTTGGAAGAAACCCATATGTATTGGTAGGCATGCATATGGCGATCAGTATCGTGCCACGGATACAGTCATTGAAGGGCCAGGAAAGCTTAAAATGGTTTTTG TCCCTGAAGATGGGAGCACACCAGTGGAGCTTGacgtttttaattttaaaggaCCGGGAGTAGCACTTGCTATGTATAATATTGACGAG TCTATTCGAGCTTTTGCCGAGTCGTCCATGTCACTGGCATATGCAAAGAAGTGGCCTCTTTATTTGAGCACCAAAAATACCATTCTGAAGAAATACGATGGCAG GTTTAAGGACATATTCCAGGAGGCATACgagaagaaatggaagcaaaaGTTTGAAGAGAATTCAATATG GTATGAACATCGGTTGATAGATGACATGGTTGCTTATGCACTAAAAAGCGAAGGAGGATATGTCTGGGCTTGCAAAAATTACGATGGAGATGTGCAGAGCGATTTACTTGCTCAAG GATTTGGTTCCTTGGGCCTTATGGCTTCTGTGCTG TTATCCTCCGATGGGAAGACACTAGAAGCTGAGGCCGCTCATGGGACAGTAACTCGCCATTTTCGATTACATCAGAAGGGGCAAGAAACCAGTACAAACAGTATTGCCTCAATATTTGCATGGACACGGGGACTAGAACATAG GGCCAAGTTAGATAAAGATGAAAGGTTGCAGGATTTTGTTCACAAGTTGGAGACTGCATGCGTTGGGACTGTGGAGACAGGAAAAATGACCAAGGATCTTGCAATTTTGATCCACGGATCCAA GGTATCGAAAGAGTATTATTTGAACACGGAAGAATTTATTGATGCTGTTGCACAAAATCTCGAGGGCAAGCTTCGAGAACCTGCTGTGGTTTAA
- the LOC109007251 gene encoding polyribonucleotide nucleotidyltransferase 2, mitochondrial, with protein MASKMNRANPLLANLPHFLTWRPLGFRTICMGRLGFATQSQLDPDPPTPVAGTKVLDIAQEEFEIGSRLITLETGKIARFANGAVILGMDETKVLSTVAAAKGDAVRDFLPLTVDYQEKQYAQGVIPNTFMRREGAPKERELLCGRLIDRPIRPLFPSGFYHEVQVMASVLSSDGKQDPDVMAANATSAALMLSDIPWGGPIGMIRIGRISGKFIINPTMDELSLSDLNLVYACTKDKTLMIDVQAREISEKDLDAGLRLAHPEAVKYLEPQIRLAAKAGKCKKEYKLSMISDRTLEKVRNLAEAPIESVFTDPSYGKFERGEALEKITQDVKRALEEEFDEESLKVLPKAVDTVRKKVVRRRIINEGFRVDGRRLDEVRPLYCEAGSLPILHGSSIFSRGDTQVLCTVTLGAPGDAQRLESIVGPPTKRFMLHYSFPPFSINEVGKRVGLNRREVGHGTLAEKALLAVLPPEDDFPYTVRVNSEVMASDGSTSMATVCGGSMALMDAGIPLREHVAGISVGLVSEVDLSTGTIKDYRILTDILGLEDHLGDMDFKIAGTRKGITSIQLDIKPAGIPLDIICECLEPALKGRLQILDRMDQEIKVPRTQDDRNSPRLATLKFSNDAIRRLIGPLGVLKRKIEEETGARISVSDGSLTIVAKNHAVMEKVLEKVDFIVGREIEIGGIYKGIVSSVKEYGAFVEFNGGQQGLLHISELSHEPVSRVSDVVSVGQQLSLMCIGQDVRGNIKLSLKATLPRPGSDTNNVVEESVPPVKEEPNIWASVGEVSDEQEKQSSLSEDYKMREVNPSTSVPPVLIRSAAECDEEEKAAASSQNAKSTTSPGGAPKPSRSDCGVFPVKNIKKSKRVLQKDGEKESISILRSEDGDADKEDEFEASISVKNLKIGTKLIAKVYQIRARGLVLDLGGGLRAMYRFEINEKRDFVVGEEIRVECSSFSSKGIPVVSLVDDQ; from the exons ATGGCGTCCAAGATGAACAGAGCCAACCCGCTTCTCGCCAACCTTCCACACTTCCTCACATGGCGACCCCTCGGCTTCCGCACCATTTGCATGGGCCGCCTCGGTTTTGCCACTCAGTCTCAGCTGGACCCAGACCCCCCCACGCCAGTCGCGGGCACGAAGGTTCTGGATATCGCTCAAGAGGAGTTCGAGATTGGATCACGCTTGATTACTCTAGAGACAGGAAAGATCGCTCGCTTCGCTAATGGTGCCGTGATTTTGGGCATGGACGAGACCAAAGTCTTATCGACTGTCGCCGCGGCCAAAGGGGACGCTGTTCGTGATTTCTTGCCCCTCACT GTTGATTATCAAGAAAAGCAATATGCCCAAGGTGTTATCCCAAACACGTTCATGCGGAGGGAGGGTGCTCCAAAAGAACGTGAACTTTTATGTGGCCGTCTTATTGATCGACCCATACGACCACTATTTCCTTCTGGATTCTACCATGAGGTTCAG GTAATGGCAAGTGTGCTTTCTTCTGATGGAAAACAAGATCCAGATGTAATGGCAGCTAATGCGACATCTGCTGCTCTTATGTTATCAGATATACCTTGGGGTGGCCCCATTGGTATGATACGAATAGGGAGGATTTctgggaaatttattattaaccCAACCATGGATGAG CTTAGCTTAAGTGATCTTAATTTAGTATATGCCTGTACAAAGGACAAAACCTTAATGATTGATGTGCAAGCTCGTGAGATCTCAGAGAAAGATCTAGATGCTGGGTTAAGGCTGGCTCATCCCGAG GCGGTGAAATATCTTGAACCCCAAATCAGACTGGCTGCTAAAGCTGGTAAGTGTAAGAAAGAATATAAACTGTCTATGATATCAGATAGAACGTTGGAGAAAGTTAGAAACTTGGCAGAAGCGCCTATAGAGTCTGTTTTTACTGATCCCTCATATGGCAAG TTTGAACGTGGTGAGGCTTTAGAAAAGATTACGCAAGATGTAAAGAGAGCACTTGAAGAAGAATTTGATGAAGAAAGCTTGAAAGTCTTACCCAAGGCAGTAGACACAGTGAGGAAAAAG GTTGTACGCAGAAGGATTATAAATGAAGGATTTAGAGTTGATGGGAGACGTCTAGATGAAGTGAGACCTTTGTATTGCGAAGCTGGTAGTCTTCCTATATTGCATGGATCATCAATTTTTTCTCGTGGAGATACTCAG GTTCTCTGTACTGTAACACTTGGAGCGCCTGGAGATGCTCAACGCTTGGAGTCCATTGTTGGTCCCCCAACAAAGCGCTTCATGCTTCACTATAGTTTTCCGCCATTCTCAATAAACGAAGTCGGAAAACGAGTTGGCCTGAACAGGCGTGAAGTTGGGCATG GAACTCTTGCTGAGAAAGCTCTGCTTGCTGTGTTACCTCCTGAAGACGACTTTCCCTATACAGTCCGTGTCAACTCAGAGGTCATGGCCTCAGATGGCTCAACCTCAATGGCGACTGTTTGTGGAG GCAGCATGGCGTTGATGGATGCTGGCATTCCATTACGTGAACATGTAGCTGGTATTTCAGTGGGTCTTGTTAGTGAAGTTGATCTATCGACTGGAACAATTAAGGATTATCGTATATTGACTGATATTTTG GGCCTCGAAGATCATCTCGGAGACATGGACTTCAAAATTGCTGGCACACGAAAAGGAATTACATCAATTCAGTTAGATATAAAACCTGCTGGAATTCCTTTAGATATCATTTGTGAGTGTTTAGAGCCTGCACTTAAAGGTCGTCTTCAAATCCTTGACCGTATGGATCAAGAGATCAAAGTACCGCGTACTCAGGATGACAGGAATTCTCCTCGATTAG CCACCTTGAAATTCAGTAATGATGCCATACGTCGCTTGATTGGGCCTCTAGGAGTTTTAAAGAGAAAGATTGAAGAGGAAACAG GTGCACGAATCTCTGTAAGTGATGGATCACTTACCATAGTTGCTAAGAATCATGCTGTCATGGAAAAAGTACTAGAAAAG GTTGATTTTATTGTCGGACGTGAGATTGAAATCGGAGGGATCTATAAAGGTATTGTATCTTCAGTAAAAGAATATGGTGCATTTGTGGAGTTTAATGGTGGTCAGCAAGGCCTTCTGCACATTTCTGAGTTGTCACATGAACCG GTATCTCGGGTTTCAGATGTGGTATCTGTTGGCCAACAACTTTCTTTGATGTGCATCGGTCAGGATGTTCGTGGCAACATTAAATTATCCCTTAAAGCAACTTTACCTAGACCTGGATCTGACACAAATAATGTGGTCGAAGAATCTGTTCCACCAGTGAAAGAAGAACCCAATATTTGGGCATCAGTTGGGGAAGTCTCTGACGAACAAGAAAAGCAGAGCTCCCTGTCAGAGGACTACAAAATGAGGGAGGTTAACCCCTCTACTTCAGTACCACCGGTTCTAATTCGAAGTGCTGCAGAGTGTGACGAGGAGGAAAAAGCTGCTGCTTCGAGTCAGAATGCCAAGAGTACCACTAGTCCTGGTGGTGCTCCAAAACCAAGTCGTTCTGACTGTGGTGTCTTTCCAGTGAAGAATATTAAGAAGTCAAAACGGGTCTTGCAAAAGGATGGAGAGAAAGAATCCATTTCTATCCTCAGAAGTGAGGATGGAGATGCTGATAAGGAGGATGAATTTGAGGCTTCTATAAGTGTGAAAAATCTGAAGATTGGAACGAAATTAATTGCTAAGGTTTATCAAATTCGTGCACGTGGGTTGGTCCTTGATTTGGGTGGAGGACTTCGTGCAATGTATCGGTTTGAG ATTAATGAAAAGAGAGACTTTGTGGTAGGTGAGGAGATACGAGTTGAGTGTTCAAGCTTTTCTAGTAAAGGAATCCCAGTAGTCTCGTTGGTGGATGATCAATAA
- the LOC109007250 gene encoding DExH-box ATP-dependent RNA helicase DExH17 — MDSYTLKSVLDLPAHFRSAFNFRYFNSLQSECFPVCFHSNANMVISAPTGSGKTVLFELCILRLLSKFISKEGRFVHLKGTLKTVYIAPSKALVQEKLRDWNEKFGPWGITCLELTGDNEFYSARNIHEADIILTTPEKFDAVTRYRIKDGGLSFFGDIALLLIDEVHLLNDPRGATLEAIVSRIKMLACKPEMRSSPLADVRFLAVSATIPNIEDLAEWLQVPAQGIKRFGEEMRPVKLTTKVFGYTPAKNDFLFERRLQNYVFDILMQYSRGHSALVFCSTRKGAQEAAQRLSQTVMTFGHSNPFIKSKEQQERLREASLSCSDKQMQSYIIYGVGYHNGGLCLKDRSLIESLFLKGDIQVICTTNTLAHGINLPAHTVVIKSTQHFNKEKGLYMEYDRSTVLQMCGRAGRPPFDDTGMVIIMTRRETVHLYENLLNGCEMVESQLLPCVTEHLTAEIVQLTVSDITRAIEWMKCSYLYVRMKKNPKNYLLKQGTSSEQKERHMQEICVQKVNELSQHQMIWTDEDGFLLKPLEPGKLMTKYYLKFETMKHIMQAPVNCSLEDVLHIICRAEEIAWIQLRRNEKKLLNDINTDKDGRLRFHILGDKGKRKKRIQTREEKIFVLANDCLTGDPSVHDLSLTQDTNSICSNGCRIAKCMKEYFIHKKNYKGALNSTVSAKSFNQKLWDDSPYLLKQLPGIGMVTAKALHSMGIKSFETLATADPRRIEIVTGRKFPFGNHIKDSLLSLPPKVDMKIEDIKCPRQGKSKLVVTLTRPSQSVQSTKRHYADMIIGSEEDNLILFHEKIRVDEFPSPYSATILLSNPQGKLTIKADLIFEEYIGIDLRQKLLLMKESNISLNRKQRNKQTSTFLPTEDVCVIDDDETTSGVSAKELHNSANSKRENDSMPSFNLIDEEMGEGETDVELQEDECKIITEQTVFDHIREKAKKFPVLAASSNNACSPSSEALPLTRKRTLGQLLELHREVEVLEETGRNKIPIQGVANPSSESREVEHNGINTNKCITPKPQVTARSLGAAIEGWLPPEPEQGTFKTLTEQSIFDHISKKSKNFPVINKSKTIISEPSLWTQEHSEDRDEFGSAASETLKDMNSDKVLKDTIVISDFEPREVKKDAYVSKESTKVKHNLFTGSSSGTFGLLNIPPRASSSNGDLSSIKMLSFDISMLKNNEQMADPVSSTKSSRKQQHSPRESKKQQCSPSEPRRQFCSSETASETREADSYLGFKSVFSFLH; from the exons TTTAATTTCAG GTACTTCAATTCACTGCAGAGTGAATGCTTTCCTGTTTGCTTCCACTCCAATGCAAACATGGTTATTTCAGCACCAACTGGAAGTGGTAAAACGGTGCTTTTTGAGctttgcattttgaggcttcTCTCAAAGTTCATCTCTAAAGAGGGAAGGTTCGTCCATTTAAAGGGAACCCTCAAAACA GTCTATATAGCCCCATCTAAGGCCTTAGTTCAAGAGAAGCTCCGTGATTGGAATGAGAAGTTTGGGCCATGGGGGATAACTTGCCTGGAGTTGACAGGTGATAATGAATTCTACAGCGCAAGGAATATACATGAAGCTGATATCATTCTAACCACTCCTGAG AAATTTGATGCTGTGACTCGGTATCGTATAAAAGATGGTGGCTTGAGCTTTTTCGGGGATATAGCACTACTACTTATTGATGAAGTTCATCTGTTGAATGATCCACGTGGAGCTACTTTGGAGGCAATAGTTAGTAGAATAAAAATGCTTGCTTGCAAACCTGAGATGAGATCAAGTCCTCTTGCTGATGTCCGATTCCTTGCTGTGTCTGCCACAATTCCAAACATCGAGGACCTTG CTGAATGGCTTCAGGTTCCTGCTCAAGGAATCAAAAG GTTTGGAGAAGAAATGAGGCCTGTAAAGTTGACCACTAAAGTTTttg GATATACACCAGCCAAAAATGACTTTCTATTTGAAAGG CGCCTTCAAAACTATGTTTTTG ATATTCTCATGCAATATTCAAGAGGACATTCGGCACTAGTTTTTTGTTCAACTAGAAAGGGGGCACAAGAAGCAGCACAGCGCCTGTCTCAAACAGTAATGACCTTTGGTCATTCAAATCCATTCATTAAAAGCAAAGAGCAGCAGGAAAGGCTTAGGGAAGCATCTCTATCATGCAGTGACAAACAAATGCaatcttatataatttatggtG TTGGTTATCACAATGGTGGGCTTTGCCTGAAGGATCGCAGTCTCATTGAAAGTCTTTTTCTTAAGGGAGACATTCAAGTTATATGCACTACCAATACTCTTGCCCATGGGATCAACCTACCAGCACATACAGTGGTGATAAAATCAACACAACACTT CAACAAGGAAAAAGGTCTTTACATGGAATATGACCGGTCCACAGTCCTACAG ATGTGCGGGAGGGCAGGCCGGCCACCTTTTGATGATACAGGAATGGTCATAATAATGACAAGAAGAGAAACT GTCCATTTGTATGAGAATCTTTTGAATGGATGTGAAATGGTGGAATCACA ATTGCTTCCATGTGTGACGGAGCACTTAACTGCCGAGATAGTTCAACTGACTGTCTCTGATATTACAAGGGCAATTGAATGGATGAAGTGCTCATATTTGTATGTTAGAATGAAAAAG AATCCTAAGAATTATTTACTTAAACAAGGGACTTCAAGTGAACAGAAAGAAAGGCACATGCAAG AGATATGTGTTCAGAAAGTTAATGAGTTATCGCAACATCAAATGATCTGGACTGATGAAGATGGTTTTCTCTTGAAGCCACTAG agCCTGGAAAGCTGATGACAAAGtactatttgaaatttgaaacaatgaAGCACATTATGCAGGCCCCTGTGAACTGCAGTTTAGAAGATGTACTTCATATCATATGCCGTGCTGAGGAGATTGCTT GGATACAGCTCAGACGCAATGAGAAGAAACTTCTAAATGACATCAACACTGATAAAGATGGCAGGCTTCGCTTTCACATCCTTGGCGATAAAGGAAAACGGAAAAAGCGTATTCAAactagagaagaaaaaatatttgttttggcAAATGATTGCTTGACTGGCGATCCTTCAGTCCATGATTTATCCTTGACCCAG GATACAAATTCTATATGTTCAAATGGGTGTAGAATTGCTAAGTGCATGAAAGAGTATTTCATACACAAGAAGAATTATAAAGGAGCCTTGAATTCAACAGTTTCAGCAAAATCATTTAATCAAAAACTTTGGGATGATAGTCCATACTTGCTGAAACAATTGCCAGGCATTGGAATGGTGACTGCGAAG GCTCTACATTCAATGGGAATTAAATCATTTGAGACACTAGCTACAGCAGATCCGAGAAGGATAGAGATAGTCACTGGTCGAAAATTCCCATTTGGGAACCATATTAAGGATTCTTTACTTTCACTACCTCCAAAAGTCGATATGAAGATTGAAGATATCAAGTGCCCCAGACAGGGAAAGTCCAAGCTGGTAGTAACATTGACTAGGCCATCACAATCAGTGCAATCAACAAAACGGCATTATGCTGACATG ATTATAGGTTCAGAAGAGGACAACTTAATTctctttcatgagaaaataag AGTGGATGAGTTCCCCAG CCCATATAGTGCGACAATTCTGCTGTCAAACCCCCAGGGAAAGCTGACTATTAAGGCTGATCTTATTTTTGAAGAATACA TTGGCATTGATCTCCGCCAAAAACTTCTATTGATGAAAGAGAGCAATATAAGCCTGAATCGCAAACAGAGAAATAAGCAGACTTCAACTTTTCTTCCAACGGAGGATGTGTGTGTCATAGATGACGATGAAACTACATCTGGAGTTTCAGCCAAAGAGCTTCATAATTCCGCCAACTCTAAAAGGGAAAATGATTCCAT GCCCAGTTTCAACCTCATAGATGAAGAGATGGGAGAAG GTGAGACTGATGTTGAACTTCAAGAAGACGAATGCAAAATCATCACTGAACAAACAGTATTTGACCATATTCGCGAAAAGGCCAAAAAGTTTCCTGTCTTGGCTGCATCAAGTAATAATGCCTGTTCTCCATCATCAGAGGCCCTGCCTCTTACAAGAAAACGCACGCTCGGGCAGCTGCTTGAACTCCACAGAGAAGTAGAAGTTCTGGAGGAGACAGGCAGAAACAAGATTCCAATACAGGGCGTGGCCAATCCATCTTCAGAATCCAGAGAGGTAGAACATAATGGAATTAATACTAACAAATGTATAACTCCAAAGCCCCAAGTTACTGCCAGAAGCTTGGGTGCCGCGATCGAAGGTTGGCTTCCTCCAGAACCGGAACAGGGGACATTCAAGACTTTAACTGAGCAGTCGATATTTGATCACATATCGAAAAAATCTAAGAATTTTCCAGTGATCAATAAATCAAAGACCATAATTTCTGAACCGTCACTCTGGACGCAGGAACACTCCGAGGATCGAGATGAGTTCGGTAGTGCTGCTTCTGAAACATTGAAGGATATGAATTCAGATAAAGTCTTGAAAGATACAATAGTCATTTCAGATTTTGAACCCAGGGAGGTGAAAAAAGATGCATACGTTTCCAAGGAAAGCACAAAAGTCAAACACAATTTATTTACTGGAAGCTCATCTGGCACATTTGGGTTACTGAATATTCCTCCCAGAGCTTCAAGCAGCAATGGTGATCTATCATCTATTAAAATGctatcttttgatatttccaTGTTGAAGAACAATGAGCAGATGGCAGACCCAGTGAGCTCCACGAAAAGTAGCAGGAAGCAGCAACACTCTCCAAGAGAGTCTAAAAAACAGCAGTGTTCTCCAAGTGAACCCAGAAGGCAGTTCTGCTCGTCGGAAACAGCTAGCGAAACCAGAGAAGCAGATTCATATCTTGGGTTTAAGAGTGTCTTTTCATTTCTCCACTGA
- the LOC109007246 gene encoding cysteine-rich receptor-like protein kinase 42: MILTINTMNFEHCLLPSCKNLTWVFFFFTFFLLFSLSLSDPRISQSGLYCGAFKSPPVTNFIPTFVKEMESLSQLITTKHWGTHFVNFTPPMYGLAQCFQDLSHTDCLLCYAASRTNLPRCLPSISARIYLDGCFLRYDNYSFYHEATNPLIDNVNCSAKNGMVGDGVARFEFVRTVGFVIGNVTRAAVANKGFGLAEVDGVFALAQCWKSVGSEGCRECLEKAGKAVRRCAPRREGRGLNAGCYLRYSTEKFYNDKGEAENGAHGSSRTGVIVAIVLSAAAFLMLFLFVTYASYARLLRINEERSSLGKISTSINKCDLNFKYETLEKATDYFNPSKKIGQGGAGSVYKGTLPNGKTVAVKRLIFNTRQWVDEFFNEVNLITGVHHKNLVKLLGCSIEGPESLLVYEYVPNRGLDQFIFDKNKAQILNWKQRFDIIVGTAEGLAYLHGGTKVRIIHRDIKSSNVLLDENLTPKIADFGLARCFAPDQTHLSTGVAGTLGYMAPEYLVRGQLTEKADVFSFGVLVLEIVSGRRNNAFIEDSSSLLQTVWKLYRANKLAEAVDPRLRDKFPVKEALDVLQIGLLCAQASVALRPSMEEVIQLLTNGQCEIPIPNQPPFLSTNVLESTSSMKSYNMNSLESHSATKIEASYTSESSSNDSSDGLSKSCRSKSERNF, from the exons ATGATCTTGACGATAAACACAATGAATTTCGAGCATTGTTTGCTCCCAAGCTGCAAAAATCTAACGtgggtcttcttcttcttcaccttcttcttgctgttctctctctccctctccgaTCCCCGGATATCTCAGTCCGGACTCTACTGTGGCGCCTTCAAGTCCCCACCAGTCACCAACTTCATCCCTACCTTTGTCAAAGAAATGGAGAGCCTATCCCAGCTCATCACCACCAAACACTGGGGCACCCACTTTGTCAACTTCACTCCGCCCATGTACGGCCTAGCTCAATGCTTCCAAGACCTTTCCCACACTGACTGCCTCCTTTGCTATGCGGCAAGCCGCACCAATCTTCCTCGCTGCCTTCCCTCCATCTCAGCTCGCATTTACCTCGATGGCTGCTTCCTGCGCTACGATAACTACAGCTTCTACCATGAAGCTACCAACCCTTTAATCGACAACGTGAACTGTAGCGCAAAAAATGGTATGGTGGGGGATGGAGTCGCTAGGTTCGAGTTTGTTAGGACTGTTGGGTTTGTGATTGGGAACGTTACGAGGGCTGCCGTGGCAAACAAAGGGTTTGGCTTGGCGGAAGTGGATGGAGTGTTTGCGTTGGCGCAGTGTTGGAAGAGTGTTGGGAGCGAGGGATGCAGAGAGTGCTTGGAGAAGGCGGGGAAGGCGGTGAGAAGGTGCGCGCCTAGGAGGGAAGGGAGAGGGCTGAATGCTGGGTGTTATTTGAGGTATTCGACTGAGAAGTTTTACAATGATAAGGGAGAAGCAGAGAATGGTGCTCACG GGTCTTCTCGAACAGGAGTCATCGTAGCCATTGTTTTATCGGCAGCAGCCTTCTTAATGCTTTTTCTGTTTGTCACATATGCAAGCTATGCAAGATTATTACGGATCAATGAAG AGCGCAGCAGTCTGGGAAAAATCTCGACTAGTATTAACAAGTGTGATTTGAACTTCAAATATGAAACTCTTGAGAAGGCAACAGACTACTTTAATCCCTCGAAGAAAATAGGCCAAGGAGGAGCTGGTTCTGTATACAAGGGGACTCTTCCAAATGGGAAAACCGTTGCTGTTAAGAGATTGATATTCAATACCAGGCAATGGGTGGATGAATTTTTCAATGAAGTAAATTTAATCACTGGAGTTCATCACAAGAATCTTGTGAAACTTTTGGGTTGCAGCATTGAAGGCCCTGAGAGCCTCCTGGTTTATGAGTATGTGCCAAACAGGGGTCTCGATCAGTTCATTTTTG ATAAGAATAAAGCCCAGATTCTAAATTGGAAGCAGCGTTTTGATATCATTGTTGGAACAGCTGAAGGGCTTGCATATCTTCATGGAGGTACTAAAGTAAGGATAATTCACAGGGATATAAAAAGCAGCAATGTTCTACTGGATGAAAATCTCACTCCAAAAATCGCCGACTTTGGCCTTGCTCGATGTTTTGCCCCTGATCAAACTCATCTCAGTACTGGCGTTGCTGGGACACT AGGTTACATGGCTCCTGAGTATCTTGTTCGAGGACAACTCACAGAGAAAGCAGATGTTTTTAGTTTTGGAGTGCTGGTCCTTGAGATTGTAAGCGGTAGGAGGAACAATGCCTTCATTGAGGACTCTAGTTCTCTTCTACAAACA GTATGGAAACTCTACAGAGCAAATAAATTGGCTGAAGCTGTTGACCCTCGCCTGAGAGATAAATTTCCTGTAAAAGAGGCATTGGATGTGCTTCAAATTGGGCTTTTGTGCGCACAAGCTTCAGTTGCTTTGAGACCATCAATGGAAGAGGTAATTCAGCTACTAACTAATGGACAATGTGAGATTCCTATACCAAACCAACCTCCTTTCCTGAGTACCAATGTGCTAGAGTCAACCAGCTCCATGAAGTCCTATAACATGAACAGCTTAGAGTCACATTCGGCAACAAAGATTGAGGCATCCTACACTTCAGAGTCCTCTAGTAACGACAGTTCAGATGGGCTATCGAAGTCCTGCAGAAGTAAATCCGAGCGAAATTTCTAA